In Luteitalea sp. TBR-22, one genomic interval encodes:
- a CDS encoding DUF1553 domain-containing protein, whose protein sequence is MRAQRILLLASAVLVASLVAAVAPHVTWRRAKAAPAPAAASAALPGTISFNRDIRPILVAHCFRCHGVDPGAREAELRLDRPEFAFAPRKNGQPVIVKGDPARSPLMRRILSSDPETVMPPPETHKTLAPREIALLERWIREGAPYEPHWAFIPPVRPALPDVQGSASNPIDRFVRSRLKEEGLTPNPEADRHTLIRRVTLDLTGLPPTPAEVDAFVRDTSPGAYEALVDRLLARPSYGEHRARYWLDAVRYADTHGYHFDNYRSIWPYRDWVIDAFNANQPFDRFTLEQIAGDLLPRPTATQLIATGFIRAGMSTNEGGTIPEENLANYATDRVETTSQVWLGLTMGCARCHDHKFDPISAKDFYSMAAFFRNTTQPAMDGNVMDSPPVLRIPRPEDAARDAALPGEIDRATQLYDAHLEAADAAFMAWQQTQGTDDLPTIAADGLELRLLTDGTEPAILRNAAADGPPITFTGGRPQVVTSPHGPALRLPMGVTAALGSFGDFESDEPFSIAAWVQLPDNVDGALLARMDVANGSRGWDIWLKGSRIGLRMIGAWNQDALSVVTRGAVSPQGWHHVLVTYDGSRQARGVSIYYDGRRQSVYEEVDSLRGSIRTKTPLRLNRRSTGEGAGGAAVHDLRVYRRTLTRAEAQVLARRIALEDVLSTPPDARTDAQLLPLRDYYLAFVDQEAMQHQRALQRLVDEFEGVKSRSKVTLVAEEKPGETPFAHILVRGQYDQEGPRVGAAVPAVLPPMPRGAPANRLGLARWLTRPDHPLTARVNVNRFWAQVFGQGIVATPGEFGITGEAPTNQPLLDWLAVEFRESGWNVKALFRLMVTSATYKQSAVASQEKREKDPDNRLLSRGPRFRMHGEMIRDLALRASGLLSDRRGGPSVKPYQPAGIWETVAMEESNTKIYVADRGEANYRRSLYTFWKRAAPPPSMETFNAPTREQCAVDRERTNTPLQALVTMNDVQFVEASRRLAEVAIKERGADDAARLDAMAVRVLSRPLARAERDALAPVVRDLRQRYAADRTKAKALITTGDSTPDPAIPVPELAAWTMVASLFLNLDEALNK, encoded by the coding sequence ATGAGAGCCCAGCGGATCCTGCTGCTCGCCTCGGCGGTGCTCGTGGCGAGCCTCGTCGCGGCGGTGGCGCCGCACGTGACGTGGCGCCGCGCCAAGGCGGCCCCGGCGCCTGCCGCGGCGTCTGCCGCCCTGCCGGGCACGATCTCGTTCAACCGGGACATCCGCCCGATTCTGGTCGCCCACTGCTTCCGCTGCCACGGCGTCGATCCCGGCGCTCGCGAGGCGGAGCTGCGTCTCGATCGGCCGGAGTTCGCCTTCGCGCCCCGCAAGAACGGCCAGCCGGTGATCGTCAAGGGCGACCCGGCACGCAGCCCGCTGATGCGGCGCATCCTGTCGAGCGACCCCGAGACGGTGATGCCGCCGCCCGAGACGCACAAGACCCTGGCGCCACGCGAGATCGCGCTGCTCGAGCGCTGGATCAGGGAAGGCGCGCCCTACGAGCCGCACTGGGCCTTCATCCCGCCGGTCCGCCCGGCCCTCCCGGACGTCCAGGGCTCGGCGTCCAACCCGATCGATCGCTTCGTGCGGTCGCGCCTGAAGGAGGAGGGGCTGACGCCCAACCCGGAGGCCGATCGTCACACGCTGATCCGTCGCGTCACGCTCGACCTGACGGGCCTGCCGCCGACGCCCGCGGAGGTCGACGCCTTCGTGCGCGACACGTCACCTGGTGCGTACGAGGCGCTGGTCGACCGCCTGCTGGCGCGTCCGAGCTACGGCGAGCACCGCGCCCGGTACTGGCTCGACGCCGTCCGCTACGCCGACACGCACGGCTATCACTTCGACAACTACCGCAGCATCTGGCCCTATCGCGACTGGGTCATCGACGCCTTCAACGCCAACCAGCCCTTCGACCGGTTCACGCTCGAACAGATCGCCGGCGACCTGCTGCCCAGGCCGACGGCGACTCAGCTCATCGCGACCGGGTTCATCCGGGCGGGGATGAGCACCAACGAGGGCGGGACGATTCCCGAGGAGAACCTGGCCAACTACGCGACCGATCGCGTCGAGACGACGTCGCAGGTGTGGCTGGGGCTGACCATGGGCTGCGCGCGCTGCCACGATCACAAGTTCGATCCGATCAGCGCGAAGGACTTCTACAGCATGGCGGCATTCTTCCGGAACACGACGCAGCCGGCCATGGACGGCAACGTGATGGACTCGCCGCCAGTCCTCCGCATCCCGCGCCCGGAAGACGCCGCGCGCGACGCGGCGCTCCCCGGAGAGATCGATCGCGCCACGCAGCTCTACGACGCGCACCTCGAAGCGGCCGACGCCGCCTTCATGGCGTGGCAGCAGACGCAGGGAACCGACGACCTGCCGACGATCGCGGCGGACGGGCTCGAGCTCCGCCTGCTCACCGACGGCACCGAGCCGGCCATCCTGCGCAACGCGGCCGCCGACGGGCCGCCGATCACCTTCACGGGCGGACGCCCGCAGGTCGTGACGTCCCCGCACGGACCGGCGCTCCGCCTGCCGATGGGCGTGACGGCGGCGCTCGGGTCGTTCGGCGACTTCGAGTCCGACGAGCCCTTCTCGATCGCCGCGTGGGTGCAACTTCCCGACAACGTCGACGGTGCCCTGCTGGCCCGGATGGACGTCGCCAACGGCTCGCGCGGGTGGGACATCTGGCTGAAGGGCAGTCGCATCGGGCTGCGGATGATCGGCGCGTGGAACCAGGACGCGCTGAGCGTTGTCACCCGCGGGGCGGTGTCGCCGCAGGGCTGGCACCACGTGCTCGTCACGTACGACGGATCGCGTCAGGCGAGGGGCGTGAGCATCTACTACGACGGCAGGCGCCAGTCGGTGTATGAGGAAGTGGACTCCCTGCGCGGGTCCATCCGCACCAAGACCCCGCTTCGGCTGAACCGCCGCAGCACCGGTGAGGGGGCCGGTGGTGCAGCCGTGCACGACCTGCGCGTGTATCGACGGACCCTGACGAGGGCCGAGGCGCAGGTGCTGGCCCGGCGGATCGCGCTGGAAGACGTCCTGTCCACGCCCCCCGACGCGCGCACCGACGCGCAACTGTTGCCGCTGCGCGACTACTACCTGGCGTTCGTCGACCAGGAGGCCATGCAGCACCAGCGGGCCCTGCAGCGCCTGGTCGACGAGTTCGAGGGCGTGAAGTCCAGGTCGAAGGTCACGCTCGTCGCCGAGGAGAAGCCCGGCGAAACGCCCTTCGCGCACATCCTCGTCAGGGGCCAGTACGACCAGGAGGGACCGCGGGTCGGCGCGGCTGTCCCGGCGGTGCTGCCGCCGATGCCGAGGGGCGCGCCCGCCAACCGCCTCGGACTCGCGCGATGGTTGACCCGGCCGGACCATCCGCTCACCGCGCGTGTCAACGTCAACCGCTTCTGGGCCCAGGTCTTCGGCCAGGGCATCGTCGCGACCCCCGGCGAGTTCGGCATCACCGGCGAGGCTCCGACCAACCAGCCGCTGCTCGACTGGCTGGCCGTCGAGTTCCGCGAGTCGGGGTGGAACGTCAAGGCGCTCTTCCGGCTGATGGTGACCTCGGCCACCTACAAGCAGTCCGCGGTCGCCAGCCAGGAGAAGCGCGAGAAGGATCCCGACAATCGGCTGCTCTCGCGCGGGCCGCGTTTCCGCATGCACGGCGAGATGATTCGCGACCTGGCGCTGCGCGCGTCGGGCCTGCTGTCGGATCGGCGTGGTGGGCCGAGCGTCAAGCCGTACCAGCCGGCGGGGATCTGGGAAACCGTGGCGATGGAGGAGAGCAACACCAAGATCTACGTCGCCGACCGCGGCGAGGCCAACTATCGCCGCAGCCTCTACACCTTCTGGAAGCGCGCCGCGCCGCCGCCGTCGATGGAGACCTTCAACGCGCCGACCCGCGAGCAGTGCGCCGTCGATCGCGAGCGGACCAACACCCCGCTGCAGGCCCTGGTGACGATGAACGACGTGCAGTTCGTGGAGGCGTCGCGTCGTCTCGCGGAGGTGGCCATCAAGGAGCGCGGAGCCGACGATGCGGCGCGCCTCGACGCGATGGCGGTACGTGTGCTCAGTCGTCCGCTCGCGCGTGCCGAGCGCGATGCGCTGGCGCCGGTGGTGCGCGATCTCCGGCAGCGCTATGCCGCCGACCGCACGAAGGCGAAGGCGTTGATCACGACGGGCGACTCGACGCCCGACCCGGCGATTCCCGTGCCCGAACTCGCCGCCTGGACCATGGTGGCGAGCCTGTTCCTGAACCTCGACGAGGCGCTCAACAAGTGA
- a CDS encoding lactonase family protein gives MNHQDSRQPVVVRRRTFLAAGAGVLAAALPAAAQRRAGTPTQMHVYIGTYTNGTSKGIYRARLDLATGTVSAPELAATQTNPSFLALHPTRPLLYAISETGTFGDKPTGSVSAYAMDSATGALTALNQVSSGGNGPAHVSVTPDGRTVLVANYGGGTVASYAVGADGRLSEPVSVVAHQGSSVHPKRQTKPYAHSIKAAPSGAFVYAADLGADKVFVYRLDPKTSALSPASPASVAASPGSGPRHMAFHPRAPFLYVINELALTVAVYRRDASTGALTEVQSIGTLPAGVPNDPAFSTAEVQVHPSGRFLYGSNRGHDSLVVFAIDEATGRLTLVQHEPTQGKTPRGFGIDPTGRYLLAGNQRSDTLVVFRIDEKTGRLTPTGQSIGIGAPVSVVFAAVR, from the coding sequence ATGAACCATCAAGACAGTCGACAGCCGGTGGTCGTGCGGCGGCGGACGTTCCTGGCCGCAGGCGCCGGCGTGCTCGCGGCGGCGCTGCCCGCGGCGGCGCAACGGCGGGCAGGGACGCCCACGCAGATGCACGTCTACATCGGCACGTACACCAACGGCACGAGCAAGGGGATCTACCGCGCCCGCCTCGACCTCGCGACGGGCACCGTGTCGGCGCCCGAACTTGCCGCGACGCAGACCAATCCGAGCTTCCTGGCGCTCCACCCGACGCGGCCGCTGCTGTACGCGATCAGCGAAACCGGCACGTTCGGCGACAAGCCCACCGGGTCGGTGTCGGCGTACGCCATGGATTCCGCGACCGGGGCACTGACCGCACTCAACCAGGTGAGCTCCGGTGGCAACGGCCCCGCGCACGTGTCGGTGACGCCGGATGGCCGCACGGTGCTGGTGGCCAACTACGGCGGCGGCACCGTCGCGTCGTACGCCGTCGGCGCTGACGGACGTCTCAGCGAGCCCGTGTCGGTGGTCGCGCATCAGGGCAGCAGCGTCCATCCCAAGCGGCAGACCAAACCGTACGCGCACTCGATCAAGGCTGCCCCTTCCGGTGCGTTCGTCTACGCGGCCGACCTGGGGGCTGACAAGGTGTTCGTCTACCGGCTCGACCCGAAGACCTCCGCGCTGTCGCCCGCATCTCCCGCGTCGGTCGCCGCAAGTCCGGGATCGGGGCCGCGCCACATGGCCTTCCACCCGCGCGCGCCGTTCCTGTACGTGATCAACGAACTCGCGCTCACGGTTGCCGTCTATCGCCGCGACGCGTCGACCGGGGCGCTCACCGAGGTGCAGTCGATCGGCACGCTGCCGGCCGGCGTGCCCAACGACCCGGCGTTCAGCACCGCGGAGGTGCAGGTGCATCCGTCGGGCAGGTTCCTCTACGGCTCCAACCGCGGTCACGACTCCCTTGTGGTCTTCGCGATCGACGAGGCCACCGGCCGCCTGACGCTCGTGCAGCACGAGCCGACGCAGGGCAAGACGCCGCGCGGGTTCGGCATCGACCCGACGGGCCGCTACCTGCTGGCAGGCAACCAGCGGTCGGACACGCTCGTCGTGTTCCGCATCGACGAGAAGACTGGCCGATTGACGCCGACGGGGCAGTCGATCGGCATCGGCGCGCCGGTGAGCGTCGTCTTCGCGGCGGTCCGCTAG
- a CDS encoding group III truncated hemoglobin encodes MPDLATRADIDVLLRRFYSRAMADDLIGYLFTEVAHLDLDHHLPRIGNFWEQLLFQRPVYVGQPIAVHFPLHEAATLQPAHFQRWWRLWDESIASLFEGPMADQARTRAATISESMQYRLGIESDPALFSGAYKAALGMEP; translated from the coding sequence GTGCCCGATCTCGCGACTCGTGCCGACATCGACGTCCTGCTCCGGCGGTTCTACTCGCGGGCGATGGCCGACGACCTGATCGGCTACCTGTTCACCGAGGTCGCCCATCTCGACCTCGACCATCACCTGCCCCGGATCGGAAATTTCTGGGAGCAGCTCCTCTTCCAGCGTCCCGTCTACGTGGGGCAGCCCATCGCCGTCCACTTCCCGCTGCACGAAGCCGCGACGCTGCAGCCGGCGCACTTCCAGCGCTGGTGGCGGCTGTGGGACGAGAGCATCGCCTCGCTGTTCGAGGGGCCGATGGCCGATCAGGCGCGCACCCGTGCCGCGACCATCTCGGAGTCCATGCAATACCGGCTGGGCATCGAGAGCGACCCGGCGCTGTTCTCGGGCGCCTACAAGGCGGCGTTGGGGATGGAACCGTGA
- a CDS encoding beta/gamma crystallin-related protein codes for MSRVLIVAAALALLGPAAATAAPPQERGMGGVVGITVYDDRDFRGRNANFRQDVPDLRQSGMNDRIVSLQIANGEAWEVCEHAFYGGRCQVFYGVEYDLRQRGWSRMISSMRRVRGNGGGWGGGGGGGWGGGGGERGLVLYSGRNFGGQTRVLRGPTRDLRELDFNDAAESLRVPRGEEWEVCDNIEFNRCRVVNGDVTDLNRIGLRRKISSARPLRGGGGGGWGGDGGGGGYYPPPGPGPRPPGGGYGRIILFEGMNFSGRSYVVTNPANYVNMDYANSVRVEGGNWELCESADFRGRCTTVNVDVSNLRSMGLPGRVRSARPVASPR; via the coding sequence TTGTCCCGAGTCTTGATCGTCGCCGCCGCACTGGCCCTGCTCGGGCCCGCCGCGGCCACCGCCGCACCGCCCCAGGAACGGGGCATGGGCGGGGTGGTCGGCATCACCGTGTACGACGACCGCGATTTCCGCGGCCGCAACGCCAACTTCCGGCAGGACGTGCCCGACTTGCGCCAGTCGGGGATGAACGACCGGATCGTCAGCCTGCAGATCGCCAACGGCGAGGCCTGGGAGGTGTGCGAGCACGCCTTCTACGGCGGCCGCTGCCAGGTCTTCTACGGCGTCGAGTACGACCTGCGCCAGCGCGGCTGGAGCCGCATGATCTCGTCGATGCGCCGGGTCCGAGGCAACGGCGGCGGCTGGGGGGGCGGCGGTGGAGGCGGTTGGGGCGGCGGGGGTGGCGAGCGCGGGCTCGTCCTGTACTCGGGCCGCAACTTCGGCGGCCAGACGCGCGTGCTCCGCGGGCCGACGCGCGACCTGCGCGAACTCGACTTCAACGACGCCGCCGAGAGCCTCCGCGTTCCCAGGGGCGAGGAGTGGGAGGTCTGCGACAACATCGAGTTCAATCGCTGTCGTGTCGTCAACGGCGACGTCACCGACCTCAACAGGATCGGCCTGCGACGCAAGATCTCCTCGGCAAGGCCGTTGCGCGGCGGCGGTGGGGGCGGCTGGGGTGGCGACGGCGGTGGAGGCGGCTACTACCCGCCGCCGGGACCCGGACCGCGCCCGCCGGGAGGCGGCTATGGCCGCATCATCCTGTTCGAAGGGATGAACTTCTCGGGCCGTTCCTACGTGGTGACCAACCCGGCCAACTACGTGAACATGGACTACGCCAACAGCGTGCGCGTGGAGGGCGGCAACTGGGAACTCTGCGAGAGCGCCGACTTCCGCGGCCGCTGCACCACCGTGAACGTGGACGTGTCGAACCTCCGGTCGATGGGCTTGCCGGGCCGCGTGCGCTCGGCGCGGCCGGTCGCCTCCCCCCGCTAG
- a CDS encoding c-type cytochrome domain-containing protein: MAATTMLRLGATALAVAIPATLVLAALPFLQLGDGTNLPQLALFVGRLHPTVLHLPVALLILALLLEATRLPWLARLAPDFPPSVLASVLWLASLTGLGAAVAGWCLSHEGGYDADLLGRHLWAGVATATGAFVCLVLHTLAIARPDRTALRHLLTLVVLVTGGVMVVAAHAGGSLTHGEDYLTEHAPTPIRRLAGLPIPRDRSLERRTAIADREVFDGVALRVLERHCTACHNPGKRKGDLAMDTHAGVMAGGVSGPVVIAGVAAESELLRRLHLPLDDKKHMPPKGRPSLTDDEMAVLTWWVAAGAPAAGTLRTAKAPAEVRAAFSRILPESERQEIEAHQRRQAAEYEATLASLRASVPGSLRAIVPGERELEYTAAVAGKAFGDAELAKLSAVGRDLVWLDLSRTAVTDAGLKALTTMPNLEHLDLRETAIGDAGVAALAPLANLRTLGLYGTAVSDEGVPSIQRLAGVTRVYVGGTRVTERGIAALRTARKDLRIAP; encoded by the coding sequence ATGGCCGCCACCACAATGCTCCGGCTTGGCGCCACGGCGCTCGCGGTCGCGATCCCCGCCACCCTCGTGCTCGCGGCGCTGCCGTTCCTGCAGCTCGGGGATGGCACAAACCTGCCGCAACTGGCGCTGTTCGTCGGCCGGCTGCATCCCACCGTGCTGCACCTGCCGGTGGCGTTGCTGATCCTTGCGCTGCTGCTCGAGGCGACGCGCCTGCCGTGGCTGGCGCGCCTCGCCCCGGACTTCCCACCGAGCGTCCTCGCGTCGGTGCTCTGGCTGGCTTCGTTGACTGGCCTTGGCGCTGCGGTCGCCGGCTGGTGCCTGTCGCACGAAGGCGGCTACGACGCAGACCTCCTCGGCCGGCACCTGTGGGCCGGCGTCGCGACGGCGACCGGCGCGTTCGTGTGCCTGGTGCTGCACACACTGGCGATCGCGCGGCCTGACCGCACAGCCCTCCGGCACCTGCTGACCCTCGTCGTGCTGGTCACGGGCGGGGTGATGGTCGTCGCCGCGCACGCCGGGGGCAGCCTGACGCATGGCGAGGACTACCTGACCGAGCACGCGCCCACGCCGATCCGTCGGCTCGCGGGCCTGCCGATCCCGCGCGATCGATCGCTCGAACGTCGCACGGCCATCGCCGATCGCGAGGTCTTCGACGGTGTCGCCCTGCGCGTCCTCGAGCGGCACTGCACCGCCTGTCACAACCCAGGCAAGCGCAAGGGCGATCTGGCGATGGATACGCACGCCGGCGTGATGGCTGGTGGCGTGTCGGGGCCCGTCGTGATTGCCGGCGTCGCGGCCGAGAGCGAACTCCTCAGGCGGCTACACCTGCCGCTCGACGACAAGAAGCACATGCCGCCGAAGGGACGGCCGTCGCTGACCGACGACGAGATGGCGGTGCTGACCTGGTGGGTGGCGGCGGGGGCGCCCGCGGCGGGCACGCTCAGGACGGCCAAGGCGCCGGCCGAGGTGCGCGCCGCCTTCTCGCGGATCCTGCCGGAGTCCGAACGACAGGAGATCGAGGCGCACCAGCGTCGACAGGCCGCCGAGTACGAGGCGACCCTCGCGTCACTGCGGGCGTCCGTGCCCGGCTCGCTGCGGGCGATCGTGCCCGGGGAGCGCGAGCTCGAGTACACGGCGGCGGTGGCAGGCAAGGCCTTCGGCGACGCGGAACTGGCGAAGCTGTCGGCGGTGGGCCGCGATCTGGTCTGGCTCGACCTGTCGCGCACGGCGGTCACCGACGCGGGCCTGAAGGCCCTGACCACGATGCCGAACCTGGAACACCTCGACCTGCGCGAGACGGCGATCGGCGATGCCGGCGTCGCGGCACTCGCGCCGCTTGCCAACCTCCGGACGCTCGGCCTCTACGGCACGGCGGTGTCCGACGAGGGGGTGCCCTCGATCCAGCGGCTGGCGGGCGTGACGCGGGTCTACGTCGGTGGCACGCGGGTGACCGAGCGCGGCATCGCGGCGCTCCGCACCGCGCGGAAGGACCTGCGCATCGCGCCCTGA
- a CDS encoding DUF1501 domain-containing protein, whose translation MTEKARHPHCSGGDELLLTRRELLAQAGRGIGSVAVASMLGGASLLAGAPGGLPSLPHFRPKARRAIWLFPAGAPSQLDTWDYKPKLRAMFGKDLPPSVRGDQRLTTMTSKQKGFPVAPSLFRFAQHGQSGMWVSELFPHTARIVDRIALVRSLHTEAINHEPATIAVNSGNQLPGRPCLGSWLSYGLGSLNENLPTFVVMTSTYTNKSNVQALSARMWSSGFIPARHSGVSVRGAGDPVLYLSDPDGVDRETRRRMLDGVQALNTQHADAIGDPDTDTRIAQYEMAFRMQASVPELTDVRGEPESVLGLYGDDVRRPGTFAANCLLARRMIERGVRFVQIYHRGWDSHTNLPHQHRLQAQDTDRGTYGLITDLAQRGLLEDTLVIWGGEFGRTVYSQGTLKEDNYGRDHHPRCYSMWMAGGGVKAGTVFGETDDFSYNITKDPVHQRDLHATILNLFGLDHDAFTFRHQGLDQKLVGVEAPAHVVKGLIA comes from the coding sequence GTGACCGAGAAGGCGCGGCACCCGCACTGCTCCGGCGGCGACGAACTGTTGCTGACCCGTCGCGAACTCCTGGCGCAGGCCGGCCGCGGCATCGGCTCGGTGGCGGTTGCGTCGATGTTGGGCGGCGCGAGCCTGCTGGCCGGGGCACCGGGCGGCCTCCCGAGCCTGCCGCACTTCCGGCCGAAGGCGCGTCGCGCCATCTGGCTGTTCCCGGCGGGCGCGCCGTCGCAACTCGACACCTGGGACTACAAGCCGAAGCTGCGCGCGATGTTCGGCAAGGACCTGCCGCCGTCGGTCCGCGGCGACCAGCGGCTCACCACCATGACCTCGAAGCAGAAGGGCTTCCCGGTCGCACCGAGCCTCTTCAGGTTCGCGCAGCACGGGCAGAGCGGCATGTGGGTGAGCGAACTCTTCCCGCACACCGCCCGCATCGTCGATCGCATCGCGCTCGTCAGGTCGCTCCACACCGAGGCCATCAACCACGAGCCGGCCACCATCGCCGTCAATTCGGGCAACCAACTGCCTGGCCGGCCCTGCCTCGGGTCGTGGCTGTCGTACGGGCTCGGGAGCCTGAACGAGAACCTGCCGACGTTCGTCGTGATGACGTCGACCTACACCAACAAGTCGAACGTCCAGGCGTTGTCGGCGCGGATGTGGAGCAGCGGCTTCATCCCGGCGCGCCATTCAGGCGTGTCGGTCCGAGGGGCCGGTGATCCGGTGCTGTACCTGAGCGACCCCGACGGCGTCGATCGGGAGACCCGACGACGGATGCTCGACGGCGTGCAGGCGCTCAACACGCAGCATGCCGATGCCATCGGCGACCCCGACACCGACACGCGCATCGCCCAGTACGAGATGGCGTTTCGCATGCAGGCCTCGGTGCCCGAGCTGACCGACGTGCGCGGCGAGCCCGAGTCGGTGCTCGGGCTCTACGGCGACGATGTGCGGAGGCCGGGCACGTTCGCCGCCAACTGCCTCCTGGCGCGGCGGATGATCGAGCGTGGGGTCCGCTTCGTGCAGATCTACCATCGCGGGTGGGACTCGCACACCAACCTCCCGCACCAGCACCGGCTGCAGGCCCAGGACACCGATCGGGGCACGTACGGCCTGATCACGGACCTGGCGCAGCGCGGGCTGCTCGAGGACACGCTGGTCATCTGGGGCGGCGAGTTCGGGCGCACGGTCTACTCGCAGGGCACGCTCAAGGAAGACAACTACGGCCGCGACCACCACCCGCGCTGCTATTCGATGTGGATGGCCGGGGGCGGGGTCAAGGCGGGCACCGTGTTCGGCGAGACCGACGACTTCAGCTACAACATCACCAAGGACCCGGTGCACCAGCGCGACCTGCACGCGACCATCCTCAACCTCTTCGGCCTCGATCACGATGCCTTCACGTTCCGCCACCAGGGCCTCGACCAGAAGCTCGTCGGCGTCGAGGCGCCGGCCCACGTCGTGAAGGGGTTGATCGCCTGA
- a CDS encoding plastocyanin/azurin family copper-binding protein, with product MTRHSLCAALCTVALTLSPALALAQTTKAAPKAAPKAAPKAAAGAVKTFTLTGSDNMRFTPSVIRVKAGDKVKVTLKAVSAMPKIAMAHNFVLLKAGADAAAVATAGATARDTNFISPKSNAQIIAHTALAGGGETVSVEFTAPAAGKYTFICTFPAHFQGGMVGQLIVE from the coding sequence ATGACCCGTCACTCTCTGTGCGCCGCGCTGTGCACCGTTGCGCTGACGCTGTCCCCCGCGCTTGCCCTCGCCCAGACGACCAAGGCCGCCCCGAAGGCGGCTCCCAAGGCCGCTCCCAAGGCCGCTGCCGGCGCCGTCAAGACGTTCACCCTGACCGGCTCCGACAACATGCGCTTCACGCCGTCGGTCATCCGCGTGAAGGCGGGCGACAAGGTGAAGGTCACCCTCAAGGCCGTCAGCGCGATGCCCAAGATCGCCATGGCGCACAACTTCGTGCTGCTCAAGGCGGGCGCCGACGCCGCCGCCGTGGCCACGGCAGGCGCCACCGCGCGCGACACCAACTTCATCTCGCCGAAGTCCAATGCCCAGATCATCGCCCACACCGCGCTCGCGGGCGGCGGCGAGACCGTCAGCGTCGAGTTCACGGCGCCGGCGGCCGGCAAGTACACGTTCATCTGCACGTTCCCGGCGCACTTCCAGGGCGGCATGGTGGGCCAGCTGATCGTCGAGTAG
- a CDS encoding MFS transporter, producing MPYRHRVLGLLFLLSMVTYLDRVCIAVAGPEMQKDLGLSPSQWGWVVGIFALSYALFEIPSGALGDRIGPRKVLTRIVLWWSAFTSATGLVSNYYVLLATRFAFGMGEAGAYPNASSAISRWFPLAERARAHGTVWMASRVGGALTPLLVVPIVQAWGWRSAFYIFGLIGVAWAAAWYWWYRDYPTEMPGVTTEELAHIGESSSRRAHHSLPWAQVVKSRNFWIILLMYHAYCWGSYFYVSWMPTYLRLGRGFTADEMKIYAMLPFVAGAVGNLTGGSISDILVRRFGLRNGRRFVAAAGLAASALCLFGTAVVENRLLAVALLTMGYFSMDCMLPVSWAVCVDVGRRHAGAVTGAMNSAGQIGSFLSSIAFGALVDAFGGRYDVPLMLFSGALLLAALLFLAIDASTPLVDEVA from the coding sequence ATGCCCTACAGACACCGCGTCCTCGGCCTGCTGTTCCTCCTGTCGATGGTCACGTACCTCGACCGCGTGTGCATCGCGGTCGCCGGCCCCGAGATGCAGAAGGATCTCGGGCTGTCGCCGTCGCAGTGGGGCTGGGTCGTCGGCATCTTCGCGCTCTCGTATGCGCTGTTCGAGATTCCGTCCGGCGCGCTCGGGGACCGGATCGGCCCGCGCAAGGTCCTGACGCGCATCGTGTTGTGGTGGTCCGCGTTCACGAGCGCCACCGGCCTGGTGTCGAACTACTACGTGCTGCTCGCCACGCGCTTCGCCTTCGGCATGGGCGAGGCCGGCGCCTATCCGAACGCCTCGTCAGCCATCTCGCGCTGGTTCCCGCTGGCCGAGCGGGCGCGGGCGCACGGCACGGTGTGGATGGCCAGCCGTGTCGGCGGGGCGCTCACGCCGCTGCTCGTGGTGCCCATCGTGCAGGCGTGGGGGTGGCGGAGCGCCTTCTACATCTTCGGCCTGATCGGCGTCGCGTGGGCGGCGGCCTGGTACTGGTGGTACCGCGATTACCCGACGGAGATGCCGGGCGTGACGACCGAGGAACTGGCGCACATCGGCGAGTCGTCGAGCCGGCGGGCGCACCACTCCCTGCCGTGGGCCCAGGTCGTCAAGAGCCGCAACTTCTGGATCATCCTGCTCATGTACCACGCGTACTGCTGGGGCTCGTACTTCTACGTGTCGTGGATGCCGACGTACCTGCGGCTCGGGCGCGGGTTCACGGCCGACGAGATGAAGATCTACGCGATGCTGCCGTTCGTGGCCGGCGCAGTCGGCAACCTGACCGGCGGATCGATCAGTGACATCCTGGTCCGTCGCTTCGGCTTGCGCAACGGTCGTCGCTTCGTGGCGGCCGCCGGGCTCGCCGCCTCGGCGCTCTGCCTCTTCGGCACGGCCGTCGTCGAGAACCGCCTGCTGGCCGTGGCGCTGCTGACGATGGGGTACTTCAGCATGGACTGCATGCTGCCGGTGTCGTGGGCGGTGTGCGTGGACGTGGGCAGGCGGCACGCCGGGGCCGTGACCGGCGCCATGAACTCGGCCGGTCAGATCGGCTCGTTCCTGTCGTCGATCGCGTTCGGCGCGCTCGTGGACGCCTTCGGTGGGCGCTACGACGTCCCCTTGATGCTCTTCAGCGGCGCGCTGCTGCTCGCGGCCTTGCTGTTCCTGGCCATCGACGCGTCGACGCCCCTTGTCGACGAGGTCGCCTGA